One Tachypleus tridentatus isolate NWPU-2018 chromosome 3, ASM421037v1, whole genome shotgun sequence DNA window includes the following coding sequences:
- the LOC143247811 gene encoding protein brain tumor-like isoform X1 yields MLIRNGANDSSRNTSLSITQSELKMATPTISLSLPTTSTSDLSQDKILSTKCSICQDTYTIPKLLPCFHTFCQPCLEKIQESPGKIKCPKCQEEFVLTDGLTGLLSNYAVSNILEANAMEEATQSCTGCKTKENNVVARCVDCANFLCSNCVMAHQFMHCFEGHRVLTMGEFQNNKDDINHKKPIFCSHHKLKTLDFFCWTCNVVICSDCTIVEHPQGMHNIDHLEDIEYKHIEHMNCLIEDSKGKQTDLQNRLKTIEQSTSSVQVQYEKLQNKIKDTHQFYYVAVEERKKEILKELDDIFNSKMVSLSMFGQKLRDNVNKTLEVCDFMEKLLKFSSSTEILLFKHLLTSQFQKIFEFNPVVGLEASELEFVSNYQAIQIGVRNTFGYLQNNSGMQVRSQSVTRSNGVIGSERSCQNGDLLEPNMMTKRFNPADSFNPFVPSLGHCVKWSSISSDIFQNGADSPSIPSDPVFDLPSKLVNSNTFPLKSQMKRQKMIYHCKFGEFGVMEGQFTEPSGVAVNAQSDIIVADTNNHRIQIFDKEGRFKFQFGECGKRDGQLLYPNRVAVVKVSGDIIVTERSPTHQIQIYNQYGQFVRKFGANVLQHPRGVTVDNKGCIIVVECKVMRVLIFDLLGNIHHKFGCSKHLEFPNGVVANDNQEIFISDNRAHCVKVFNYEGTFLWQIGGEGITNYPIGVCISSLGEILVADNHNNFNITIFTQDGQLVSALESKVKHAQCFDVARVEDGSVVLASKDYRLYIYKFLETPGIGL; encoded by the exons ATGTTAATACGTAACGGAGCCAACGATTCGTCAAG AAACACATCATTGAGCATAACCCAATCAGAACTGAAAATGGCAACTCCTACCATTTCTCTGTCACTTCCAACAACATCCACTTCAGATCTTAGCCAGGACAAAATTCTATCCACCAAATGTTCCATCTGCCAGGACACATACACCATTCCTAAACTATTACCTTGCTTTCATACATTTTGCCAACCTTGTCTTGAAAAGATACAAGAATCTCCAGGAAAGATTAAATGTCCAAAGTGTCAAGAAGAGTTTGTATTGACAGATGGTTTGACTGGTCTTTTGTCAAATTATGCAGTTAGCAACATTTTGGAGGCAAATGCAATGGAAGAAGCTACTCAAAGTTGTACTGGctgtaaaactaaagaaaacaatgtaGTGGCTCGCTGCGTTGATTGTGCCAATTTCTTGTGTTCGAACTGTGTGATGGCACATCAGTTTATGCACTGCTTTGAAGGACACAGAGTTCTCACAATGGGagagtttcaaaataataaagatgATATTAATCACAAGAAACCTATCTTTTGCTCACACCATAAACTTAAGACACTGGATTTCTTCTGCTGGACCTGTAATGTTGTGATATGTAGTGACTGCACGATCGTGGAACATCCACAGGGGATGCATAACATAGACCATTTGGAAGATATTGAATACAAGCATATCGAACACATGAATTGTTTGATTGAGGATTCCAAGGGCAAACAAACAGATCTACAGAATCGTTTGAAAACAATTGAGCAATCTACTAGCAGCGTTCAGGTTCAGTacgaaaaactacagaataaaataaaagacacCCACCAGTTTTACTATGTGGCtgtagaagaaagaaagaaagagattttGAAAGAATTAGATGATATTTTCAACTCAAAAATGGTTTCTCTTTCAATGTTTGGACAGAAACTTCGTGATAACGTTAATAAAACACTTGAAGTATGCGACTTCATGGAAAAACTTCTGAAGTTTTCTAGTAGCACGGAAATACTCCTTTTTAAGCATTTATTGACTTCACAATTTCAAAAAATCTTTGAATTTAATCCAGTTGTTGGTTTGGAAGCATCTGAGCTTGAATTTGTATCTAATTATCAGGCTATCCAAATAGGGGTGCGGAACACCTTTGGCTATCTTCAGAATAACTCTGGAATGCAAGTACGATCACAGTCTGTTACGAGGTCAAATGGTGTTATTGGATCAGAACGATCCTGTCAAAATGGAGACCTGCTTGAGCCAAACATGATGACCAAAAGATTTAATCCTGCTGACAGTTTTAATCCTTTTGTGCCCAGTCTCGGACATTGTGTTAAATGGTCAAGTATCTCTTCTGACATTTTTCAGAATGGTGCTGACTCCCCTTCCATTCCCAGCGATCCTGTTTTTGATTTGCCATCCAAGTTGGTTAATTCAAATACATTTCCTTTAAAATCCCAAATGAAGCGTCAAAAAATGATTTACCATTGTAAGTTTGGGGAGTTTGGAGTAATGGAGGGTCAGTTTACAGAACCAAGTGGTGTAGCTGTGAATGCTCAGAGTGATATTATAGTAGCTGACACCAATAACCACAGGATCCAAATATTTGACAAGGAAGGTAGGTTCAAGTTTCAGTTTGGAGAATGTGGGAAAAGAGATGGACAGTTACTGTATCCTAACAGAGTTGCTGTTGTAAAGGTTTCTGGGGATATTATTGTAACTGAGAGAAGCCCAACACATCAGATTCAGATATACAACCAGTATGGACAGTTTGTCCGCAAGTTTGGAGCCAACGTCCTCCAGCATCCAAGAGGTGTCACCGTTGACAATAAAGGTTGTATTATCGTGGTGGAATGCAAGGTGATGCGTGTTCTCATTTTTGATCTTTTGGGCAACATTCATCACAAGTTTGGATGTTCCAAGCACCTGGAGTTCCCCAACGGAGTTGTCGCTAACGACAACCAGGAAATATTCATCAGTGATAACAGAGCTCACTGCGTGAAAGTGTTCAACTATGAGGGAACGTTTTTGTGGCAGATTGGAGGAGAAGGAATAACCAACTACCCAATTGGTGTGTGCATTAGTTCTCTTGGAGAAATTCTAGTGGCAGATAATCACAATAATTTCAACATCACCATCTTCACTCAAGATGGACAGTTGGTCAGTGCCCTggaaagtaaggtgaaacatgcCCAATGTTTTGATGTTGCTCGTGTTGAAGACGGTTCTGTTGTGTTGGCAAGCAAAGACTATCGactgtacatttataaatttctcGAAACACCAGGAATCGGGTTGTGA
- the LOC143247811 gene encoding protein brain tumor-like isoform X2 gives MATPTISLSLPTTSTSDLSQDKILSTKCSICQDTYTIPKLLPCFHTFCQPCLEKIQESPGKIKCPKCQEEFVLTDGLTGLLSNYAVSNILEANAMEEATQSCTGCKTKENNVVARCVDCANFLCSNCVMAHQFMHCFEGHRVLTMGEFQNNKDDINHKKPIFCSHHKLKTLDFFCWTCNVVICSDCTIVEHPQGMHNIDHLEDIEYKHIEHMNCLIEDSKGKQTDLQNRLKTIEQSTSSVQVQYEKLQNKIKDTHQFYYVAVEERKKEILKELDDIFNSKMVSLSMFGQKLRDNVNKTLEVCDFMEKLLKFSSSTEILLFKHLLTSQFQKIFEFNPVVGLEASELEFVSNYQAIQIGVRNTFGYLQNNSGMQVRSQSVTRSNGVIGSERSCQNGDLLEPNMMTKRFNPADSFNPFVPSLGHCVKWSSISSDIFQNGADSPSIPSDPVFDLPSKLVNSNTFPLKSQMKRQKMIYHCKFGEFGVMEGQFTEPSGVAVNAQSDIIVADTNNHRIQIFDKEGRFKFQFGECGKRDGQLLYPNRVAVVKVSGDIIVTERSPTHQIQIYNQYGQFVRKFGANVLQHPRGVTVDNKGCIIVVECKVMRVLIFDLLGNIHHKFGCSKHLEFPNGVVANDNQEIFISDNRAHCVKVFNYEGTFLWQIGGEGITNYPIGVCISSLGEILVADNHNNFNITIFTQDGQLVSALESKVKHAQCFDVARVEDGSVVLASKDYRLYIYKFLETPGIGL, from the coding sequence ATGGCAACTCCTACCATTTCTCTGTCACTTCCAACAACATCCACTTCAGATCTTAGCCAGGACAAAATTCTATCCACCAAATGTTCCATCTGCCAGGACACATACACCATTCCTAAACTATTACCTTGCTTTCATACATTTTGCCAACCTTGTCTTGAAAAGATACAAGAATCTCCAGGAAAGATTAAATGTCCAAAGTGTCAAGAAGAGTTTGTATTGACAGATGGTTTGACTGGTCTTTTGTCAAATTATGCAGTTAGCAACATTTTGGAGGCAAATGCAATGGAAGAAGCTACTCAAAGTTGTACTGGctgtaaaactaaagaaaacaatgtaGTGGCTCGCTGCGTTGATTGTGCCAATTTCTTGTGTTCGAACTGTGTGATGGCACATCAGTTTATGCACTGCTTTGAAGGACACAGAGTTCTCACAATGGGagagtttcaaaataataaagatgATATTAATCACAAGAAACCTATCTTTTGCTCACACCATAAACTTAAGACACTGGATTTCTTCTGCTGGACCTGTAATGTTGTGATATGTAGTGACTGCACGATCGTGGAACATCCACAGGGGATGCATAACATAGACCATTTGGAAGATATTGAATACAAGCATATCGAACACATGAATTGTTTGATTGAGGATTCCAAGGGCAAACAAACAGATCTACAGAATCGTTTGAAAACAATTGAGCAATCTACTAGCAGCGTTCAGGTTCAGTacgaaaaactacagaataaaataaaagacacCCACCAGTTTTACTATGTGGCtgtagaagaaagaaagaaagagattttGAAAGAATTAGATGATATTTTCAACTCAAAAATGGTTTCTCTTTCAATGTTTGGACAGAAACTTCGTGATAACGTTAATAAAACACTTGAAGTATGCGACTTCATGGAAAAACTTCTGAAGTTTTCTAGTAGCACGGAAATACTCCTTTTTAAGCATTTATTGACTTCACAATTTCAAAAAATCTTTGAATTTAATCCAGTTGTTGGTTTGGAAGCATCTGAGCTTGAATTTGTATCTAATTATCAGGCTATCCAAATAGGGGTGCGGAACACCTTTGGCTATCTTCAGAATAACTCTGGAATGCAAGTACGATCACAGTCTGTTACGAGGTCAAATGGTGTTATTGGATCAGAACGATCCTGTCAAAATGGAGACCTGCTTGAGCCAAACATGATGACCAAAAGATTTAATCCTGCTGACAGTTTTAATCCTTTTGTGCCCAGTCTCGGACATTGTGTTAAATGGTCAAGTATCTCTTCTGACATTTTTCAGAATGGTGCTGACTCCCCTTCCATTCCCAGCGATCCTGTTTTTGATTTGCCATCCAAGTTGGTTAATTCAAATACATTTCCTTTAAAATCCCAAATGAAGCGTCAAAAAATGATTTACCATTGTAAGTTTGGGGAGTTTGGAGTAATGGAGGGTCAGTTTACAGAACCAAGTGGTGTAGCTGTGAATGCTCAGAGTGATATTATAGTAGCTGACACCAATAACCACAGGATCCAAATATTTGACAAGGAAGGTAGGTTCAAGTTTCAGTTTGGAGAATGTGGGAAAAGAGATGGACAGTTACTGTATCCTAACAGAGTTGCTGTTGTAAAGGTTTCTGGGGATATTATTGTAACTGAGAGAAGCCCAACACATCAGATTCAGATATACAACCAGTATGGACAGTTTGTCCGCAAGTTTGGAGCCAACGTCCTCCAGCATCCAAGAGGTGTCACCGTTGACAATAAAGGTTGTATTATCGTGGTGGAATGCAAGGTGATGCGTGTTCTCATTTTTGATCTTTTGGGCAACATTCATCACAAGTTTGGATGTTCCAAGCACCTGGAGTTCCCCAACGGAGTTGTCGCTAACGACAACCAGGAAATATTCATCAGTGATAACAGAGCTCACTGCGTGAAAGTGTTCAACTATGAGGGAACGTTTTTGTGGCAGATTGGAGGAGAAGGAATAACCAACTACCCAATTGGTGTGTGCATTAGTTCTCTTGGAGAAATTCTAGTGGCAGATAATCACAATAATTTCAACATCACCATCTTCACTCAAGATGGACAGTTGGTCAGTGCCCTggaaagtaaggtgaaacatgcCCAATGTTTTGATGTTGCTCGTGTTGAAGACGGTTCTGTTGTGTTGGCAAGCAAAGACTATCGactgtacatttataaatttctcGAAACACCAGGAATCGGGTTGTGA